One region of Drosophila subobscura isolate 14011-0131.10 chromosome J, UCBerk_Dsub_1.0, whole genome shotgun sequence genomic DNA includes:
- the LOC117895319 gene encoding NGFI-A-binding protein homolog isoform X1: MHFILVVCVCAWFLSSSVVPHLGKDNHYHQHTRMEANVNSPTTPTTTSTSSTVVVSTPSPAASTSSKSQHSHSLPASSGSLSLAPASTSTSATATATPTTHVTQSQLLTTSLEAAKQEDLYNLSLASGLSEGQRSLSGAPSASSSPILSPQGKIFGRNANGTMITTSRPGNEAEVQLYRVLQRASLLAYYDTLLEMGGDDVQQLYDAGEEEFLEIMALVGMASKPLHVRRLQKALHEWANNPALFQGVPMPQLGKPDPSQLLVSMSKRVMLLPGLCETPPKPALVFNPDTTPALPRQKFPSFNATGSFQPSPAPVPAIGPVVSAVTATATAATTVPHLLSQISCTPVPVLPSIVPPSTTPLTSNPNAQTHANANASSMPGSAACVSVSTAHQVSSSSPQLTPVLTEMQIQRITMCAEKIGRQLPQREPRAQTTRKRTTRELEQVIAMSEHDPRRMDEIRKYSAIYGRFDCKRRPEKPLTLHEVCVNEAAAQLCRNPQTIWLLTRRDELFPLARQIVKDAGFGHSASIARYGGLLTQLPGAQGAGGARGSGSGSASGCVPSDVDCESSDASVQPKRHRLSSTEAAQLPMDLNREAVEDSRYNLFAMYQKFAKPPFDLTEIAKFSLGKTADFEDNDSRFSFSNSSSSPPMPATCNGLDGERSPVSRQMDASSLPCESVDLSGSVSAPSTLSGVQVISAAGDNIIAVANPALALSPTLNEVLALKRNAAAASPEA; encoded by the exons atgcatttcattttggttgtttgtgtttgtgcctgGTTCCTGTCTTCTTCCGTTGTGCCACATCTCGGAAAGGATAATCATTATCACCAACACACAAGAATGGAGGCCAATGTCAATTCCCCCACCACGCCGACCACAACCTCCACTTCGTCAACGGTGGTGGTGTCCACACCCTCGCCGGCTGCCAGTACGAGCAGCAAGAGTCAGCACAGTCACAGCCTGCCAGCATCCAGCGGGAGTCTGAGTCTGGCTCCAGcttccacctccacctctgccacagccacagccacgcccaccacCCACGTCACGCAGTCGCAGCTGCTGACCACCAGCCTGGAGGCGGCCAAGCAGGAGGATCTCTACAACTTGTCACTGGCCAGCGGGCTGTCCGAGGGTCAGCGGTCCCTTTCCGGCGCCCCGTCGGCATCCTCGAGTCCCATTCTGAGTCCACAGGGCAAGATCTTCGGGAGGAATGCGAATGGAACAA TGATCACCACATCGCGGCCGGGCAACGAGGCGGAGGTGCAGCTGTACCGGGTGCTCCAGCGGGCCAGTCTGCTGGCCTACTACGACACGCTCCTCGAGATGGGCGGCGACGATGTGCAGCAGCTGTACGACGCCGGCGAGGAGGAGTTCCTCGAGATCATGGCTTTAGTGGGCATGGCATCCAAGCCGCTGCATGTGCGTCGCCTGCAGAAGGCCCTGCACGAGTGGGCCAACAATCCTGCTCTGTTCCAGGGCGTCCCCATGCCGCAGCTGGGTAAGCCTGATCCCAGTCAGCTTCTGGTGTCCATGTCTAAACGCGTGATGCTGCTTCCAGGTCTGTGTGAGACGCCGCCCAAGCCAGCGCTCGTCTTCAATCCGGACACAACGCCTGCCCTGCCACGACAGAAATTTCCCTCCTTCAATGCGACAGGCTCCTTCCAACCCTCGCCAGCCCCCGTGCCGGCCATAGGTCCGGTTGTGTCCGCTGTGACGGCAACAGCGACGGCGGCCACGACTGTCCCCCACCTCCTATCTCAAATTAGTTGCACCCCGGTGCCCGTCCTTCCCTCCATTGTCCCGCCCTCCACAACACCCCTGACCAGCAATCCCAATGCCCAGACacatgccaatgccaatgccagcagCATGCCGGGATCAGCGGCCTGTGTCTCAGTCAGCACTGCCCACCAGGTGTCCTCCAGCTCGCCCCAGCTGACGCCGGTCCTCACCGAGATGCAAATCCAGCGCATCACCATGTGCGCGGAGAAGATCGGCCgccagctgccgcagcggGAGCCACGCGCCCAGACCACCCGGAAGCGCACCACCCGCGAGCTGGAGCAGGTGATAGCCATGAGCGAGCACGATCCACGGCGCATGGACGAGATCCGTAAGTACTCCGCCATCTATGGCCGCTTCGACTGCAAGCGCCGCCCGGAGAAGCCTCTCACGCTGCACGAGGTGTGCGTCAACGAGGCGGCGGCCCAGCTCTGCCGCAATCCTCAGACCATCTGGCTGCTCACCCGGCGCGACGAGCTCTTTCCGCTGGCGCGACAGATAGTCAAGGATGCAGGATTTGGCCACTCCGCGAGTATAGCCCGCTACGGGGGACTGCTCACCCAGCTGCCAGGTGCCCAGGGTGCGGGTGGAGCgcgtggctctggctccggctcagCCTCGGGCTGTGTGCCCAGCGATGTTGACTGCGAGTCGAGCGATGCTTCGGTGCAGCCCAAGCGGCATCGTCTCTCCTCCACGGAGGCGGCACAGCTGCCCATGGACCTGAACAGG GAAGCGGTGGAGGACTCGCGCTACAATCTCTTTGCCATGTACCAGAAGTTCGCCAAGCCGCCATTCGACCTCACGGAGATTGCCAAGTTCTC ACTGGGCAAGACGGCCGACTTTGAGGACAACGATTCGCGGTTCTCCTTCAGCAACTCGTCCAGCTCCCCGCCAATGCCA GCGACCTGCAATGGTCTGGACGGTGAGCGGTCGCCCGTCTCCCGTCAGATGGATGCCTCGTCCCTGCCCTGCGAATCTGTGGATCTAAGTGGCTCTGTCTCCGCGCCCTCTACACTGAGCGGCGTCCAGGTCATCTCAGCTGCGGGGGACAACATCATAGCCGTGGCCAATCCCGCCCTGGCCCTGAGTCCTACGCTGAATGAAGTTCTGGCCCTGAAGAGGAATGCGGCTGCCGCCTCCCCGGAAGCCTAG
- the LOC117895319 gene encoding NGFI-A-binding protein homolog isoform X4, whose translation MHFILVVCVCAWFLSSSVVPHLGKDNHYHQHTRMEANVNSPTTPTTTSTSSTVVVSTPSPAASTSSKSQHSHSLPASSGSLSLAPASTSTSATATATPTTHVTQSQLLTTSLEAAKQEDLYNLSLASGLSEGQRSLSGAPSASSSPILSPQGKIFGRNANGTMITTSRPGNEAEVQLYRVLQRASLLAYYDTLLEMGGDDVQQLYDAGEEEFLEIMALVGMASKPLHVRRLQKALHEWANNPALFQGVPMPQLGLCETPPKPALVFNPDTTPALPRQKFPSFNATGSFQPSPAPVPAIGPVVSAVTATATAATTVPHLLSQISCTPVPVLPSIVPPSTTPLTSNPNAQTHANANASSMPGSAACVSVSTAHQVSSSSPQLTPVLTEMQIQRITMCAEKIGRQLPQREPRAQTTRKRTTRELEQVIAMSEHDPRRMDEIRKYSAIYGRFDCKRRPEKPLTLHEVCVNEAAAQLCRNPQTIWLLTRRDELFPLARQIVKDAGFGHSASIARYGGLLTQLPGAQGAGGARGSGSGSASGCVPSDVDCESSDASVQPKRHRLSSTEAAQLPMDLNREAVEDSRYNLFAMYQKFAKPPFDLTEIAKFSLGKTADFEDNDSRFSFSNSSSSPPMPVSDLQWSGR comes from the exons atgcatttcattttggttgtttgtgtttgtgcctgGTTCCTGTCTTCTTCCGTTGTGCCACATCTCGGAAAGGATAATCATTATCACCAACACACAAGAATGGAGGCCAATGTCAATTCCCCCACCACGCCGACCACAACCTCCACTTCGTCAACGGTGGTGGTGTCCACACCCTCGCCGGCTGCCAGTACGAGCAGCAAGAGTCAGCACAGTCACAGCCTGCCAGCATCCAGCGGGAGTCTGAGTCTGGCTCCAGcttccacctccacctctgccacagccacagccacgcccaccacCCACGTCACGCAGTCGCAGCTGCTGACCACCAGCCTGGAGGCGGCCAAGCAGGAGGATCTCTACAACTTGTCACTGGCCAGCGGGCTGTCCGAGGGTCAGCGGTCCCTTTCCGGCGCCCCGTCGGCATCCTCGAGTCCCATTCTGAGTCCACAGGGCAAGATCTTCGGGAGGAATGCGAATGGAACAA TGATCACCACATCGCGGCCGGGCAACGAGGCGGAGGTGCAGCTGTACCGGGTGCTCCAGCGGGCCAGTCTGCTGGCCTACTACGACACGCTCCTCGAGATGGGCGGCGACGATGTGCAGCAGCTGTACGACGCCGGCGAGGAGGAGTTCCTCGAGATCATGGCTTTAGTGGGCATGGCATCCAAGCCGCTGCATGTGCGTCGCCTGCAGAAGGCCCTGCACGAGTGGGCCAACAATCCTGCTCTGTTCCAGGGCGTCCCCATGCCGCAGCTGG GTCTGTGTGAGACGCCGCCCAAGCCAGCGCTCGTCTTCAATCCGGACACAACGCCTGCCCTGCCACGACAGAAATTTCCCTCCTTCAATGCGACAGGCTCCTTCCAACCCTCGCCAGCCCCCGTGCCGGCCATAGGTCCGGTTGTGTCCGCTGTGACGGCAACAGCGACGGCGGCCACGACTGTCCCCCACCTCCTATCTCAAATTAGTTGCACCCCGGTGCCCGTCCTTCCCTCCATTGTCCCGCCCTCCACAACACCCCTGACCAGCAATCCCAATGCCCAGACacatgccaatgccaatgccagcagCATGCCGGGATCAGCGGCCTGTGTCTCAGTCAGCACTGCCCACCAGGTGTCCTCCAGCTCGCCCCAGCTGACGCCGGTCCTCACCGAGATGCAAATCCAGCGCATCACCATGTGCGCGGAGAAGATCGGCCgccagctgccgcagcggGAGCCACGCGCCCAGACCACCCGGAAGCGCACCACCCGCGAGCTGGAGCAGGTGATAGCCATGAGCGAGCACGATCCACGGCGCATGGACGAGATCCGTAAGTACTCCGCCATCTATGGCCGCTTCGACTGCAAGCGCCGCCCGGAGAAGCCTCTCACGCTGCACGAGGTGTGCGTCAACGAGGCGGCGGCCCAGCTCTGCCGCAATCCTCAGACCATCTGGCTGCTCACCCGGCGCGACGAGCTCTTTCCGCTGGCGCGACAGATAGTCAAGGATGCAGGATTTGGCCACTCCGCGAGTATAGCCCGCTACGGGGGACTGCTCACCCAGCTGCCAGGTGCCCAGGGTGCGGGTGGAGCgcgtggctctggctccggctcagCCTCGGGCTGTGTGCCCAGCGATGTTGACTGCGAGTCGAGCGATGCTTCGGTGCAGCCCAAGCGGCATCGTCTCTCCTCCACGGAGGCGGCACAGCTGCCCATGGACCTGAACAGG GAAGCGGTGGAGGACTCGCGCTACAATCTCTTTGCCATGTACCAGAAGTTCGCCAAGCCGCCATTCGACCTCACGGAGATTGCCAAGTTCTC ACTGGGCAAGACGGCCGACTTTGAGGACAACGATTCGCGGTTCTCCTTCAGCAACTCGTCCAGCTCCCCGCCAATGCCAGTGA GCGACCTGCAATGGTCTGGACGGTGA
- the LOC117895319 gene encoding NGFI-A-binding protein homolog isoform X2: MHFILVVCVCAWFLSSSVVPHLGKDNHYHQHTRMEANVNSPTTPTTTSTSSTVVVSTPSPAASTSSKSQHSHSLPASSGSLSLAPASTSTSATATATPTTHVTQSQLLTTSLEAAKQEDLYNLSLASGLSEGQRSLSGAPSASSSPILSPQGKIFGRNANGTMITTSRPGNEAEVQLYRVLQRASLLAYYDTLLEMGGDDVQQLYDAGEEEFLEIMALVGMASKPLHVRRLQKALHEWANNPALFQGVPMPQLGLCETPPKPALVFNPDTTPALPRQKFPSFNATGSFQPSPAPVPAIGPVVSAVTATATAATTVPHLLSQISCTPVPVLPSIVPPSTTPLTSNPNAQTHANANASSMPGSAACVSVSTAHQVSSSSPQLTPVLTEMQIQRITMCAEKIGRQLPQREPRAQTTRKRTTRELEQVIAMSEHDPRRMDEIRKYSAIYGRFDCKRRPEKPLTLHEVCVNEAAAQLCRNPQTIWLLTRRDELFPLARQIVKDAGFGHSASIARYGGLLTQLPGAQGAGGARGSGSGSASGCVPSDVDCESSDASVQPKRHRLSSTEAAQLPMDLNREAVEDSRYNLFAMYQKFAKPPFDLTEIAKFSLGKTADFEDNDSRFSFSNSSSSPPMPATCNGLDGERSPVSRQMDASSLPCESVDLSGSVSAPSTLSGVQVISAAGDNIIAVANPALALSPTLNEVLALKRNAAAASPEA, encoded by the exons atgcatttcattttggttgtttgtgtttgtgcctgGTTCCTGTCTTCTTCCGTTGTGCCACATCTCGGAAAGGATAATCATTATCACCAACACACAAGAATGGAGGCCAATGTCAATTCCCCCACCACGCCGACCACAACCTCCACTTCGTCAACGGTGGTGGTGTCCACACCCTCGCCGGCTGCCAGTACGAGCAGCAAGAGTCAGCACAGTCACAGCCTGCCAGCATCCAGCGGGAGTCTGAGTCTGGCTCCAGcttccacctccacctctgccacagccacagccacgcccaccacCCACGTCACGCAGTCGCAGCTGCTGACCACCAGCCTGGAGGCGGCCAAGCAGGAGGATCTCTACAACTTGTCACTGGCCAGCGGGCTGTCCGAGGGTCAGCGGTCCCTTTCCGGCGCCCCGTCGGCATCCTCGAGTCCCATTCTGAGTCCACAGGGCAAGATCTTCGGGAGGAATGCGAATGGAACAA TGATCACCACATCGCGGCCGGGCAACGAGGCGGAGGTGCAGCTGTACCGGGTGCTCCAGCGGGCCAGTCTGCTGGCCTACTACGACACGCTCCTCGAGATGGGCGGCGACGATGTGCAGCAGCTGTACGACGCCGGCGAGGAGGAGTTCCTCGAGATCATGGCTTTAGTGGGCATGGCATCCAAGCCGCTGCATGTGCGTCGCCTGCAGAAGGCCCTGCACGAGTGGGCCAACAATCCTGCTCTGTTCCAGGGCGTCCCCATGCCGCAGCTGG GTCTGTGTGAGACGCCGCCCAAGCCAGCGCTCGTCTTCAATCCGGACACAACGCCTGCCCTGCCACGACAGAAATTTCCCTCCTTCAATGCGACAGGCTCCTTCCAACCCTCGCCAGCCCCCGTGCCGGCCATAGGTCCGGTTGTGTCCGCTGTGACGGCAACAGCGACGGCGGCCACGACTGTCCCCCACCTCCTATCTCAAATTAGTTGCACCCCGGTGCCCGTCCTTCCCTCCATTGTCCCGCCCTCCACAACACCCCTGACCAGCAATCCCAATGCCCAGACacatgccaatgccaatgccagcagCATGCCGGGATCAGCGGCCTGTGTCTCAGTCAGCACTGCCCACCAGGTGTCCTCCAGCTCGCCCCAGCTGACGCCGGTCCTCACCGAGATGCAAATCCAGCGCATCACCATGTGCGCGGAGAAGATCGGCCgccagctgccgcagcggGAGCCACGCGCCCAGACCACCCGGAAGCGCACCACCCGCGAGCTGGAGCAGGTGATAGCCATGAGCGAGCACGATCCACGGCGCATGGACGAGATCCGTAAGTACTCCGCCATCTATGGCCGCTTCGACTGCAAGCGCCGCCCGGAGAAGCCTCTCACGCTGCACGAGGTGTGCGTCAACGAGGCGGCGGCCCAGCTCTGCCGCAATCCTCAGACCATCTGGCTGCTCACCCGGCGCGACGAGCTCTTTCCGCTGGCGCGACAGATAGTCAAGGATGCAGGATTTGGCCACTCCGCGAGTATAGCCCGCTACGGGGGACTGCTCACCCAGCTGCCAGGTGCCCAGGGTGCGGGTGGAGCgcgtggctctggctccggctcagCCTCGGGCTGTGTGCCCAGCGATGTTGACTGCGAGTCGAGCGATGCTTCGGTGCAGCCCAAGCGGCATCGTCTCTCCTCCACGGAGGCGGCACAGCTGCCCATGGACCTGAACAGG GAAGCGGTGGAGGACTCGCGCTACAATCTCTTTGCCATGTACCAGAAGTTCGCCAAGCCGCCATTCGACCTCACGGAGATTGCCAAGTTCTC ACTGGGCAAGACGGCCGACTTTGAGGACAACGATTCGCGGTTCTCCTTCAGCAACTCGTCCAGCTCCCCGCCAATGCCA GCGACCTGCAATGGTCTGGACGGTGAGCGGTCGCCCGTCTCCCGTCAGATGGATGCCTCGTCCCTGCCCTGCGAATCTGTGGATCTAAGTGGCTCTGTCTCCGCGCCCTCTACACTGAGCGGCGTCCAGGTCATCTCAGCTGCGGGGGACAACATCATAGCCGTGGCCAATCCCGCCCTGGCCCTGAGTCCTACGCTGAATGAAGTTCTGGCCCTGAAGAGGAATGCGGCTGCCGCCTCCCCGGAAGCCTAG
- the LOC117895319 gene encoding NGFI-A-binding protein homolog isoform X3 produces MHFILVVCVCAWFLSSSVVPHLGKDNHYHQHTRMEANVNSPTTPTTTSTSSTVVVSTPSPAASTSSKSQHSHSLPASSGSLSLAPASTSTSATATATPTTHVTQSQLLTTSLEAAKQEDLYNLSLASGLSEGQRSLSGAPSASSSPILSPQGKIFGRNANGTMITTSRPGNEAEVQLYRVLQRASLLAYYDTLLEMGGDDVQQLYDAGEEEFLEIMALVGMASKPLHVRRLQKALHEWANNPALFQGVPMPQLGKPDPSQLLVSMSKRVMLLPGLCETPPKPALVFNPDTTPALPRQKFPSFNATGSFQPSPAPVPAIGPVVSAVTATATAATTVPHLLSQISCTPVPVLPSIVPPSTTPLTSNPNAQTHANANASSMPGSAACVSVSTAHQVSSSSPQLTPVLTEMQIQRITMCAEKIGRQLPQREPRAQTTRKRTTRELEQVIAMSEHDPRRMDEIRKYSAIYGRFDCKRRPEKPLTLHEVCVNEAAAQLCRNPQTIWLLTRRDELFPLARQIVKDAGFGHSASIARYGGLLTQLPGAQGAGGARGSGSGSASGCVPSDVDCESSDASVQPKRHRLSSTEAAQLPMDLNREAVEDSRYNLFAMYQKFAKPPFDLTEIAKFSLGKTADFEDNDSRFSFSNSSSSPPMPVSDLQWSGR; encoded by the exons atgcatttcattttggttgtttgtgtttgtgcctgGTTCCTGTCTTCTTCCGTTGTGCCACATCTCGGAAAGGATAATCATTATCACCAACACACAAGAATGGAGGCCAATGTCAATTCCCCCACCACGCCGACCACAACCTCCACTTCGTCAACGGTGGTGGTGTCCACACCCTCGCCGGCTGCCAGTACGAGCAGCAAGAGTCAGCACAGTCACAGCCTGCCAGCATCCAGCGGGAGTCTGAGTCTGGCTCCAGcttccacctccacctctgccacagccacagccacgcccaccacCCACGTCACGCAGTCGCAGCTGCTGACCACCAGCCTGGAGGCGGCCAAGCAGGAGGATCTCTACAACTTGTCACTGGCCAGCGGGCTGTCCGAGGGTCAGCGGTCCCTTTCCGGCGCCCCGTCGGCATCCTCGAGTCCCATTCTGAGTCCACAGGGCAAGATCTTCGGGAGGAATGCGAATGGAACAA TGATCACCACATCGCGGCCGGGCAACGAGGCGGAGGTGCAGCTGTACCGGGTGCTCCAGCGGGCCAGTCTGCTGGCCTACTACGACACGCTCCTCGAGATGGGCGGCGACGATGTGCAGCAGCTGTACGACGCCGGCGAGGAGGAGTTCCTCGAGATCATGGCTTTAGTGGGCATGGCATCCAAGCCGCTGCATGTGCGTCGCCTGCAGAAGGCCCTGCACGAGTGGGCCAACAATCCTGCTCTGTTCCAGGGCGTCCCCATGCCGCAGCTGGGTAAGCCTGATCCCAGTCAGCTTCTGGTGTCCATGTCTAAACGCGTGATGCTGCTTCCAGGTCTGTGTGAGACGCCGCCCAAGCCAGCGCTCGTCTTCAATCCGGACACAACGCCTGCCCTGCCACGACAGAAATTTCCCTCCTTCAATGCGACAGGCTCCTTCCAACCCTCGCCAGCCCCCGTGCCGGCCATAGGTCCGGTTGTGTCCGCTGTGACGGCAACAGCGACGGCGGCCACGACTGTCCCCCACCTCCTATCTCAAATTAGTTGCACCCCGGTGCCCGTCCTTCCCTCCATTGTCCCGCCCTCCACAACACCCCTGACCAGCAATCCCAATGCCCAGACacatgccaatgccaatgccagcagCATGCCGGGATCAGCGGCCTGTGTCTCAGTCAGCACTGCCCACCAGGTGTCCTCCAGCTCGCCCCAGCTGACGCCGGTCCTCACCGAGATGCAAATCCAGCGCATCACCATGTGCGCGGAGAAGATCGGCCgccagctgccgcagcggGAGCCACGCGCCCAGACCACCCGGAAGCGCACCACCCGCGAGCTGGAGCAGGTGATAGCCATGAGCGAGCACGATCCACGGCGCATGGACGAGATCCGTAAGTACTCCGCCATCTATGGCCGCTTCGACTGCAAGCGCCGCCCGGAGAAGCCTCTCACGCTGCACGAGGTGTGCGTCAACGAGGCGGCGGCCCAGCTCTGCCGCAATCCTCAGACCATCTGGCTGCTCACCCGGCGCGACGAGCTCTTTCCGCTGGCGCGACAGATAGTCAAGGATGCAGGATTTGGCCACTCCGCGAGTATAGCCCGCTACGGGGGACTGCTCACCCAGCTGCCAGGTGCCCAGGGTGCGGGTGGAGCgcgtggctctggctccggctcagCCTCGGGCTGTGTGCCCAGCGATGTTGACTGCGAGTCGAGCGATGCTTCGGTGCAGCCCAAGCGGCATCGTCTCTCCTCCACGGAGGCGGCACAGCTGCCCATGGACCTGAACAGG GAAGCGGTGGAGGACTCGCGCTACAATCTCTTTGCCATGTACCAGAAGTTCGCCAAGCCGCCATTCGACCTCACGGAGATTGCCAAGTTCTC ACTGGGCAAGACGGCCGACTTTGAGGACAACGATTCGCGGTTCTCCTTCAGCAACTCGTCCAGCTCCCCGCCAATGCCAGTGA GCGACCTGCAATGGTCTGGACGGTGA